One segment of Brassica napus cultivar Da-Ae chromosome C3, Da-Ae, whole genome shotgun sequence DNA contains the following:
- the LOC111210602 gene encoding tRNase Z TRZ2, chloroplastic, which yields MQLSVPISPSKVSPPIFPFSNRHGPPPIHHLIHTPRASFVTPLRVSGYFSSISRAIEEEEEYRKARAAVNRKGVELDGYAIEGVSVGGHETCVIVPELKCVFDIGRCPSRAIQQKFLFITHAHLDHIGGLPMYVASRGLYNLEPPKIFVPPSIKEDVEKLLDIHRTMGQVELNVELIPLSVGETYELRNDIVVRPFATHHVIPSQGYVIYSVRNKLKKQYGHLKGKQIEKIKKSGVEITDMILSPEIAFTGDTTAEYMLDPRNADALRAKVLITEATFLDESFSNEHAQALGHTHISQIIENAKWIRSKTVLLTHFSSRYNIEEIREAVLKLQSKVSAKVIPLTEGFKSRYS from the exons ATGCAGCTCTCGGTTCCAATCTCACCTTCCAAGGTCTCACCACCAATCTTCCCCTTCTCCAATCGACACGGCCCTCCACCGATTCACCACCTTATACACACCCCCCGCGCCAGCTTCGTGACTCCCCTCAGAGTCTCCGGCTACTTCTCCTCCATCAGCCGAGCAatcgaagaggaagaagagtacCGCAAGGCACGCGCCGCAGTGAACCGCAAAGGCGTCGAATTGGACGGCTACGCCATCGAGGGCGTCTCCGTCGGCGGCCACGAGACTTGCGTCATCGTCCCCGAGCTCAAATGCGTCTTCGACATCGGAAGGTGTCCGTCACGCGCCATCCAGCAGAAGTTCCTTTTCATCACCCACGCGCATCTCGATCACATC GGAGGTTTACCGATGTATGTAGCTAGCCGTGGCTTATACAATCTCGAGCCGCCGAAGATATTCGTGCCGCCGTCCATTAAAGAAGATGTTGAGAAGCTACTAGACATTCACAGGACTATGGGTCAAGTCGAGCTCAACGTTGAACTCATTCCACTCAGCGTTGGTGAGACATATGAGTTGCGCAATGACATTGTCGTTAGACCTTTTGCAACTCACCACGTCATACCCAGCCAG GGCTATGTTATCTACTCGGTTAGGaacaagttgaagaagcagtATGGTCACCTTAAAGGCAAACAGATCgaaaagattaaaaaatctGGCGTTGAG ATTACAGATATGATATTGTCCCCTGAGATAGCTTTCACTGGAGATACAACTGCAGAGTATATGCTTGACCCTCGTAACGCTGATGCTTTGAGGGCTAAAGTGCTTATAACCGAG GCTACCTTCTTGGATGAAAGTTTTAGCAATGAGCATGCGCAGGCACTCGGTCACACTCATATATCTCAG ATCATTGAGAATGCAAAGTGGATCCGGAGCAAAACTGTGTTGTTAACGCATTTCTCATCACGTTACAATATAGAG GAAATTCGTGAAGCTGTGCTCAAGTTGCAATCAAAAGTGTCCGCAAAAGTTATTCCTCTTACAGAAGGATTTAAGTCAAGATATTCTTGA